A stretch of Triticum aestivum cultivar Chinese Spring chromosome 1D, IWGSC CS RefSeq v2.1, whole genome shotgun sequence DNA encodes these proteins:
- the LOC123163068 gene encoding tyrosine decarboxylase-like yields the protein MAPPAQCLDTVTGATGQNGTVPVIGHTPEKKMQSPNLLDADEFRRQGHQVIDFIAEYYGGMGDYPVHPSVTPGFLRNRLPSEAPSRPEPDAFSSALKDVRDIILPGMTHWQSPRHFAHFPASSSTVGALREALTAGINVVPFTWAASPAAAELEMVVVDWLGKALHLPESLLFAGGGGGTILGTSCEAILCTLVAARDRKLAEIGESRICDLVVYCSDQTHFAFRKAARIAGIKRDHCRAIHTCHGDMFALSPTELQAAMQADVDAGLVPLFLCATIGTTQTTAVDPIGELCAVTAPHGVWVHVDAAYAGSALVCPEFTYVIDGVEAVDSFSMNAHKWLLTNNDCCAMWVKKPSALVAALGTEQEYILKDAASEGHDVVDYKDWNMTLTRRFRALKMWLVLRCYGIQGLRDHIRSHVRMAEAFEEMVRADERFEVVTDRTFALVCFRLRPQDKFGGEKTANDLNRGLLEEVNAVTSGPYMSAANVGGMFMLRCAVGSTLTEEHHVDDAWKVVQDRASVILRKMEIIYTSK from the coding sequence ATGGCCCCACCTGCGCAATGCTTGGACACGGTCACCGGTGCAACCGGCCAGAATGGCACCGTGCCAGTGATAGGGCACACGCCGGAGAAGAAGATGCAAAGCCCCAACCTGCTTGACGCCGACGAGTTCCGGCGCCAGGGTCACCAGGTAATCGACTTCATAGCCGAGTACTATGGCGGCATGGGTGACTACCCCGTGCACCCCAGCGTCACCCCCGGCTTCCTCCGCAACCGGCTTCCCTCGGAGGCGCCGTCCCGTCCGGAGCCGGACGCGTTCAGCTCCGCGCTCAAGGACGTCCGCGACATCATCCTCCCAGGCATGACGCACTGGCAGAGCCCCCGCCACTTCGCGCACTTCCCGGCGTCGAGCAGCACCGTTGGCGCCCTCAGGGAGGCGCTCACCGCGGGCATCAACGTGGTCCCCTTCACGTGGGCCGCTTCGCCGGCCGCCGCTGAGCTCGAGATGGTGGTGGTGGATTGGCTCGGCAAGGCACTGCACCTTCCGGAGAGCCTCCTCTTCGCCGGAGGCGGAGGGGGCACGATTCTTGGCACCTCGTGCGAGGCCATACTCTGCACTCTCGTCGCTGCAAGGGACCGGAAGCTCGCTGAGATCGGCGAGAGCAGGATCTGCGACCTCGTCGTCTACTGCTCGGACCAGACCCACTTCGCCTTCCGCAAGGCAGCACGCATTGCCGGCATCAAGCGTGACCACTGCCGCGCGATACACACGTGCCACGGGGACATGTTCGCGCTGTCGCCCACAGAACTGCAGGCCGCCATGCAGGCCGACGTGGATGCCGGGCTTGTGCCCCTGTTCTTGTGCGCCACGATCGGGACGACCCAGACCACTGCCGTCGACCCCATCGGCGAGCTCTGCGCCGTGACTGCGCCGCACGGAGTGTGGGTCCACGTGGACGCGGCATACGCCGGCTCCGCGCTGGTCTGCCCGGAGTTCACCTACGTGATAGACGGCGTGGAGGCCGTGGACTCGTTCAGCATGAACGCCCACAAGTGGCTCCTCACCAACAACGACTGCTGCGCCATGTGGGTGAAGAAGCCGAGCGCACTGGTGGCGGCGCTCGGGACCGAGCAGGAGTACATCCTCAAGGACGCCGCGTCGGAGGGCCACGACGTGGTGGACtacaaggactggaacatgacgcTGACACGCCGGTTCCGCGCGCTCAAGATGTGGCTCGTGCTCCGCTGCTACGGCATCCAGGGCCTGCGCGACCACATCCGCTCCCACGTGCGCATGGCCGAGGCGTTCGAGGAAATGGTGAGAGCTGACGAGAGGTTTGAGGTTGTGACTGACAGGACGTTCGCGCTGGTGTGCTTCCGGCTTCGCCCGCAGGACAAGTTCGGCGGTGAGAAGACGGCCAACGACCTCAACCGAGGCCTCCTGGAGGAGGTGAACGCGGTCACGTCCGGCCCCTACATGAGCGCCGCAAACGTAGGCGGTATGTTCATGCTAAGGTGTGCCGTGGGGAGCACGCTCACGGAGGAGCACCATGTCGACGATGCATGGAAGGTTGTGCAGGATCGGGCCTCGGTGATCCTTCGTAAGATGGAGATCATCTACACCTCTAAGTAA